Proteins encoded within one genomic window of uncultured Fusobacterium sp.:
- a CDS encoding NusG domain II-containing protein → MKKRRYFKFGDLIIYIFFILFFSILGSEVVKLGNEKPSKVEIYVDGNLKYVYPLQKEERDIFVDTVLGGVTVKFKDNMVRVTTSNSPRKINVKRGWISTPGEVIIGIPDRLLIKIVGKSENNNEEIDYIIK, encoded by the coding sequence ATAAAAAAAAGAAGATATTTTAAATTTGGAGATCTTATAATATATATCTTTTTTATATTATTTTTTTCTATATTAGGATCAGAAGTAGTTAAACTAGGAAATGAAAAACCTTCAAAAGTTGAAATATATGTAGATGGAAATTTAAAATATGTTTATCCTTTACAAAAAGAGGAAAGAGATATTTTTGTTGATACAGTTTTAGGAGGGGTAACTGTGAAATTTAAAGATAATATGGTTAGGGTTACAACTTCTAACTCTCCACGAAAAATAAATGTTAAAAGAGGTTGGATAAGTACTCCTGGAGAAGTTATTATTGGAATTCCTGATAGACTCCTTATAAAAATAGTGGGTAAATCTGAAAATAATAACGAGGAGATTGATTACATTATAAAATAG
- the mgsA gene encoding methylglyoxal synthase yields MKKIALIAHDNMKNDLVEFAKKHVEFFKQYPLVATGTTGKRIAEATGLEIHRYQSGPIGGDQQIGADIATNQIEAVFFFRDPLTAQPHEPDISALIRLADVHKTPIATNQSTAELLVQALKLK; encoded by the coding sequence ATGAAAAAAATTGCTCTTATAGCGCATGACAACATGAAAAATGATCTTGTTGAATTTGCTAAAAAACATGTTGAATTCTTTAAACAATATCCATTAGTTGCAACAGGAACTACTGGAAAAAGGATTGCTGAAGCAACAGGATTAGAAATACATAGGTATCAATCAGGACCAATAGGAGGAGATCAGCAAATAGGAGCTGACATAGCTACTAATCAAATAGAAGCAGTATTCTTTTTTAGAGATCCTCTTACAGCACAACCACACGAACCAGATATTTCAGCTTTAATAAGATTAGCAGATGTACACAAAACTCCAATAGCAACTAATCAATCAACTGCTGAATTATTAGTACAAGCTTTAAAATTAAAATAA
- the carB gene encoding carbamoyl-phosphate synthase large subunit: MLDKSIKKTLVIGSGPIIIGQAAEFDYSGTQACETLKKEGIEVVLINSNPATIMTDKAVADRIYIEPITVEFVEKVIAKERPDSILAGMGGQTALNMAVELSEKGILDKYGVKVIGTPIESIKRGEDRELFREAMEKIGEPIIKSKIVESLEEGFKVANEIGYPVVVRPAYTLGGTGGGFANNDAELEDILSKGLALSRVGQVLIEKSILGWKEIEYEVIRDANGNAITVCNMENIDPVGIHTGDSIVVAPSQTLSDREYQMLRTSALKIVNEIGVVGGCNVQFALHPKSFEYAIIEINPRVSRSSALASKATGYPIARVATRLSLGYLLDEVKNEVTGKTFACFEPALDYIVVKIPKWPFDKFKKANKRLGTKMMATGEVMAIGNNFEAAFQKGLRSLEIGRFSFEHPVVKKMTIEELKAAVVKPDDERIFVVAEMLRRGYIKEKLQKLTGIDKFFMEKIEWIVKQEELLKKMKFKDLDEHYLRNLKKKGFSDKGIAQLMGISERDIERKRKAYNIIPTYKMVDTCAGEFAADSSYFYSTYDQFDEVVVSNNRKVVVIGSGPIRIGQGIEFDYCTVHAVKTLKKLGIESIIINNNPETVSTDFSTADKLYFEPLVTEDIMAILEKEKPEGVILQFGGQTAIKLANDLSDRGIKIIGTSADKIDEAEDRERFEEMMEELNINRPKGRGVWDVAHGIEIANEIGYPVLVRPSYVLGGQGMEICHDEYNLVKYLEASFERDSANPVLIDKYLNGIELEVDAICDGEDVLIPGVMEHLERAGVHSGDSITIYPQQNLYKGTEEELLEITKKMAKALEVKGMMNIQFIAYQNKLYVIEVNPRSSRTVPYISKVSGVPAIEIATRVALGEKLKDLGYGTGIYKKPNVVAVKVPVFSTEKLSSVEVSLGPEMRSTGEVLGVGNNVDEAIFKGLLGAKRVHLIQDRKILVTIRDKDKEEFLPIAKSLVKHGSTLFATKGTQKFLAENGVESTLVNRIGEESPNINDVLKNREVDLLINTPTKANDAQRDGFKMRRTAIEYGVDVLTSLDTINAILRMQDSHIDESKLDVFDVSKI, encoded by the coding sequence ATGTTAGATAAATCTATAAAGAAAACACTTGTTATAGGTTCAGGACCAATAATCATAGGACAAGCAGCAGAATTTGACTATTCTGGAACACAAGCTTGTGAAACATTAAAAAAAGAGGGAATAGAAGTTGTATTAATAAACTCTAACCCAGCTACAATAATGACTGATAAAGCTGTAGCAGATAGAATATATATAGAACCAATTACAGTAGAATTTGTAGAAAAAGTAATAGCTAAAGAAAGACCTGACTCAATACTTGCTGGAATGGGAGGACAAACAGCTCTTAACATGGCAGTTGAGCTATCAGAAAAAGGTATCTTAGATAAATATGGTGTAAAAGTAATTGGAACTCCTATTGAATCTATTAAAAGAGGAGAGGACAGAGAGCTTTTCAGAGAAGCTATGGAAAAAATTGGAGAGCCTATCATCAAAAGTAAAATTGTTGAAAGTTTAGAAGAGGGATTCAAAGTAGCTAATGAGATAGGATATCCAGTAGTTGTAAGACCAGCTTATACACTTGGAGGAACAGGTGGAGGATTTGCTAACAATGACGCTGAATTAGAAGATATTCTTTCAAAAGGTTTAGCATTATCAAGAGTTGGACAAGTTCTAATTGAAAAGTCAATCCTTGGATGGAAAGAGATAGAGTACGAAGTAATAAGAGACGCTAATGGAAATGCTATCACAGTATGTAACATGGAAAATATCGACCCAGTTGGAATACATACAGGAGACTCAATAGTAGTTGCTCCATCACAAACACTTTCAGATAGAGAATATCAAATGTTAAGAACTTCAGCTCTAAAAATAGTAAATGAAATAGGAGTAGTAGGAGGATGTAACGTACAATTTGCTCTACACCCAAAATCATTTGAATATGCTATCATAGAGATTAACCCAAGAGTATCAAGATCTTCTGCACTAGCTTCTAAAGCAACAGGATATCCAATAGCTAGAGTTGCTACTAGATTATCATTAGGATACCTATTAGATGAAGTTAAAAACGAAGTAACTGGAAAAACATTTGCTTGTTTTGAACCAGCTCTTGACTATATAGTTGTAAAAATACCTAAATGGCCATTTGATAAATTCAAAAAAGCAAACAAAAGACTTGGAACTAAGATGATGGCTACTGGAGAGGTAATGGCTATCGGAAATAACTTTGAAGCTGCTTTCCAAAAGGGATTAAGATCATTAGAAATTGGAAGATTTAGTTTTGAGCACCCTGTTGTTAAGAAAATGACAATAGAAGAGTTAAAAGCTGCTGTTGTAAAACCAGATGATGAAAGAATCTTCGTAGTAGCTGAGATGTTAAGAAGAGGATACATCAAAGAAAAACTTCAAAAATTAACTGGTATAGATAAATTCTTCATGGAAAAAATCGAATGGATAGTAAAACAAGAAGAATTATTAAAGAAAATGAAATTCAAAGATTTAGATGAGCACTACTTAAGAAATCTTAAGAAAAAAGGATTCTCTGATAAAGGAATAGCTCAACTTATGGGAATTTCTGAAAGAGATATTGAAAGAAAAAGAAAAGCTTACAATATAATTCCTACTTATAAAATGGTTGATACTTGTGCTGGAGAGTTTGCTGCAGACTCATCTTACTTCTATTCAACTTATGACCAATTTGATGAAGTAGTAGTAAGCAACAACAGAAAAGTAGTAGTTATAGGTTCAGGACCAATTAGAATTGGACAAGGAATAGAGTTTGACTACTGTACAGTACATGCTGTAAAAACATTAAAGAAATTAGGAATTGAAAGTATAATTATCAACAACAACCCAGAAACAGTTTCAACTGACTTCTCAACAGCTGATAAACTATATTTTGAGCCATTAGTAACAGAAGATATTATGGCTATCTTAGAAAAAGAGAAACCAGAGGGAGTAATTCTTCAATTTGGAGGACAAACAGCTATAAAACTTGCTAACGATTTAAGTGATAGAGGAATAAAAATCATAGGAACAAGTGCTGATAAGATAGACGAAGCTGAAGATAGAGAAAGATTTGAAGAGATGATGGAAGAGCTTAACATCAATAGACCAAAAGGAAGAGGAGTTTGGGATGTAGCTCATGGAATAGAGATAGCTAATGAGATAGGATATCCTGTACTTGTAAGACCTTCATATGTACTTGGAGGACAAGGAATGGAAATCTGTCACGATGAGTATAATTTAGTAAAATACTTAGAGGCTTCATTTGAAAGAGATTCTGCTAACCCAGTATTAATAGATAAATATTTAAATGGAATTGAATTAGAAGTAGATGCTATCTGTGATGGGGAAGATGTATTAATCCCTGGAGTAATGGAACACTTAGAGAGAGCTGGAGTTCACTCTGGAGACTCAATAACTATCTATCCTCAACAAAACTTATATAAAGGAACAGAGGAAGAATTATTAGAAATAACTAAGAAAATGGCTAAAGCTCTTGAAGTAAAAGGTATGATGAATATTCAATTTATCGCTTACCAAAATAAATTATATGTAATTGAAGTAAACCCAAGATCTTCAAGAACAGTTCCATATATTTCTAAAGTGTCAGGAGTACCAGCTATTGAAATAGCTACAAGAGTTGCTCTAGGAGAAAAATTAAAAGATTTAGGATATGGAACAGGAATTTATAAAAAACCAAATGTAGTAGCTGTAAAAGTGCCAGTATTCTCTACTGAAAAATTATCAAGTGTTGAGGTATCATTAGGACCAGAAATGAGATCAACAGGAGAAGTTTTAGGAGTAGGAAATAACGTAGATGAGGCAATCTTCAAAGGATTATTAGGAGCTAAGAGAGTTCACTTAATCCAAGACAGAAAGATTTTAGTAACTATTAGAGATAAAGATAAAGAAGAGTTTTTACCAATAGCTAAGAGCTTAGTAAAACATGGATCTACTCTATTTGCAACAAAAGGAACTCAAAAATTCCTAGCTGAAAATGGTGTTGAGTCTACTCTAGTAAATAGAATAGGAGAGGAATCACCTAACATCAATGACGTGTTAAAAAATAGAGAGGTTGACTTATTAATCAATACTCCTACTAAAGCTAATGACGCTCAAAGAGATGGATTCAAAATGAGAAGAACAGCTATTGAGTATGGTGTAGATGTACTTACTTCATTAGATACTATCAACGCAATTTTAAGAATGCAAGATAGTCATATTGATGAAAGCAAGTTAGATGTATTTGATGTAAGTAAAATTTAA
- a CDS encoding phosphatidylserine decarboxylase produces MKFNKINYIERKTGEIKTEKVPGEKYLKFLYYNPLGELPLNLVVKKKFLTEYYGKKMDKPESVKKIPDFIKATDINIAEAKKEIKDFTSFNDFFYRELKDGARSIDFSENVLISPADGKILVFENLEKEKEFYIKGDKFTLEEFFADKNLAAKYKDGIFMIIRLAPIDYHRFHFPCDGIISESKLINGDYYSVSTHAIKKNFRILCENKREFSILKTKNFGEIAMFEVGATMVGGIKQSYQPNTSIKKGEEKGYFYFGGSTCVLVFEKGKIRIDRDLVENTKKGIETKVYMGEKIGEALI; encoded by the coding sequence ATGAAATTTAATAAAATAAATTATATTGAAAGAAAAACAGGAGAAATCAAAACAGAGAAGGTTCCTGGTGAAAAATATTTAAAATTTTTATATTACAATCCTCTTGGAGAATTACCTCTAAATTTAGTTGTTAAGAAAAAATTTTTAACTGAATACTATGGAAAGAAAATGGATAAACCTGAATCTGTAAAAAAAATCCCTGATTTTATAAAAGCTACTGATATTAACATAGCAGAAGCTAAAAAAGAGATTAAAGATTTTACCTCTTTTAACGATTTTTTCTATAGAGAATTAAAAGATGGTGCAAGATCTATTGATTTTTCTGAAAATGTCCTAATTTCTCCTGCTGATGGAAAAATATTAGTATTTGAAAATCTAGAAAAAGAAAAAGAGTTTTATATAAAAGGTGACAAATTCACTCTTGAAGAATTTTTTGCAGATAAAAATTTAGCTGCTAAATATAAAGATGGAATTTTTATGATAATACGTTTAGCTCCTATTGACTACCACAGATTCCACTTCCCTTGTGATGGAATTATTAGTGAAAGTAAACTTATAAATGGGGATTACTATTCAGTTTCTACTCATGCCATAAAGAAAAATTTTAGAATATTATGTGAAAATAAAAGAGAGTTTTCCATATTAAAAACTAAAAATTTTGGTGAGATTGCTATGTTTGAAGTAGGAGCTACAATGGTAGGTGGAATAAAACAAAGTTATCAACCAAATACTTCTATAAAAAAAGGAGAAGAGAAGGGATATTTTTATTTTGGAGGTTCTACTTGTGTTCTTGTTTTTGAAAAAGGTAAGATAAGAATAGATAGAGATTTAGTAGAAAATACAAAAAAAGGAATAGAAACAAAAGTTTATATGGGGGAAAAAATAGGAGAGGCTTTAATTTAA
- a CDS encoding class I SAM-dependent RNA methyltransferase, with the protein MTLIASATMGVESVVRDECIALGFKNVKAFNGRVEFDGDVKDIAKANIHLRCADRVFIKMGEFKALTFDELFNQIKKLPWEDIIPENGEFPISWVSSVKSKLFSKSDIQKISKKAIVEKLKEKYGKNYFYEDGAKFAIKIQAHNDIFLVMIDTSGEPLHKRGYRAIKNEAPIKETMAAALVLLSKWNGGELPLVDPMCGTGTLLIEAAMIARNIAPGANRNFVSEEWNFIPENDWVDIRDEAFSMEDYDKEVKIYGSDIDPETVEIARKNITKAGVEDDITLECQNFLDMERNEEFGALITNPPYGDRLLDEEEVERLYGLLGDICRMRIPKWSYYIITSHKGFEKAFGKKATKNRKLYNGGIECHYYQYFGERNGKKRV; encoded by the coding sequence ATAACATTAATAGCCTCGGCTACTATGGGAGTAGAGAGTGTTGTTAGAGACGAGTGTATTGCTCTTGGCTTTAAAAATGTTAAGGCCTTTAATGGTAGAGTTGAATTTGATGGAGATGTAAAAGATATAGCTAAAGCTAATATTCATCTTAGATGTGCTGATAGAGTTTTTATCAAAATGGGAGAATTTAAAGCTCTTACTTTTGATGAACTTTTCAATCAGATAAAAAAACTTCCTTGGGAAGATATTATTCCAGAAAACGGAGAATTTCCTATTAGCTGGGTCAGCTCTGTAAAATCAAAACTTTTTTCTAAATCAGATATACAAAAAATTAGTAAAAAAGCTATTGTTGAAAAACTAAAAGAAAAATATGGGAAAAACTATTTTTATGAAGATGGAGCTAAATTTGCAATAAAAATTCAAGCTCATAATGATATTTTCTTAGTCATGATAGATACAAGTGGAGAGCCTTTACATAAAAGAGGATATAGAGCTATTAAAAATGAAGCTCCTATAAAAGAAACTATGGCTGCTGCTTTAGTTTTACTTTCAAAGTGGAATGGTGGAGAATTACCTCTTGTAGATCCTATGTGTGGAACAGGAACTTTACTTATTGAAGCAGCTATGATAGCTAGAAATATTGCTCCTGGAGCAAATAGAAACTTTGTTTCTGAAGAGTGGAATTTTATTCCTGAAAATGATTGGGTTGACATAAGGGATGAAGCTTTCTCAATGGAAGATTATGATAAAGAAGTTAAAATTTATGGTTCTGATATTGACCCTGAAACTGTAGAAATTGCAAGAAAAAATATTACTAAAGCTGGAGTAGAAGATGATATTACATTAGAGTGTCAAAACTTTTTAGATATGGAAAGAAATGAAGAGTTTGGAGCTTTAATTACAAACCCTCCATATGGAGATAGACTTTTAGATGAAGAAGAAGTTGAAAGATTATATGGACTTCTTGGGGATATTTGTAGAATGAGAATTCCTAAATGGTCTTATTATATAATTACTTCTCATAAGGGATTTGAAAAAGCTTTTGGTAAAAAAGCTACTAAAAATAGAAAATTATATAATGGTGGTATTGAGTGTCATTACTATCAATATTTTGGAGAGAGAAATGGAAAGAAAAGAGTGTAA
- a CDS encoding GrdX family protein, translating into MEYIIITNNSKVYNIYKETNEVLFYQKKDLIDLLEIIREKVYEGHVLLSDPILSNIDNFENPYKSVAISKANFLGELFIQDDSQRKMIDSSIRIAKKLPFRKKILDISNEKLEEYRFIDLNLLNEFIKKFDNF; encoded by the coding sequence ATGGAATATATTATTATAACAAACAATAGTAAAGTGTACAATATTTACAAAGAGACAAATGAAGTACTTTTCTATCAAAAAAAGGATTTAATTGATCTTTTAGAAATAATTAGAGAAAAAGTTTATGAGGGACATGTTTTACTTTCTGATCCTATTCTTAGCAATATAGATAACTTTGAAAATCCCTATAAATCAGTAGCTATTTCTAAAGCAAACTTTTTAGGAGAGTTATTTATACAAGATGATTCACAGAGAAAGATGATAGATTCTTCTATAAGAATTGCTAAAAAACTTCCTTTCAGGAAAAAAATTCTAGATATTTCTAATGAAAAATTAGAGGAATATAGATTTATTGACTTAAACCTATTAAATGAATTTATAAAGAAATTTGACAATTTTTAA
- a CDS encoding AI-2E family transporter: MSREKGVRLLGIGIILVIIQSFLQQYDTFREIYSKYIGYLIPVIYAFFITIFLEPIVSIIEKKFKLKRITSVLLTIFLLFILIVAFIGIVVPDLIESIKDLYGKLPFMQQQLEKYINETIEYLKVKGLLVMGDNEIRASITDLIKKNMKYIQDFGISVLWNIVWWSIALTKFFIGFFLAFLILINKEYFIRFLNNIFSLIFEEEKISQVMSFLKESREVLLKFVWGRIIVSTAVGIITFLVMFLSNTPYAILSGIMIGLGNMIPYIGSIIAGAIAVFLVGLAEPFKLIFLALAILIAQTVDGWVIGPKIVSETVGMGTFWVVVSVLIGGSLFGPVGMFFGVPVFGIIKLIYIKLLNKKKGEKIDVKR; this comes from the coding sequence ATGAGCAGAGAAAAAGGAGTCAGATTATTAGGTATAGGGATTATTTTAGTTATTATTCAAAGTTTTTTACAACAATATGATACATTTAGAGAGATATACAGTAAATATATAGGATATCTTATCCCTGTTATTTATGCTTTTTTTATCACTATATTTTTAGAGCCTATTGTCAGTATAATAGAAAAAAAATTTAAATTAAAAAGAATTACTTCTGTACTTTTAACTATATTTTTACTCTTTATATTAATAGTTGCTTTTATTGGAATTGTTGTACCAGATCTTATTGAAAGTATTAAAGATTTATATGGTAAATTACCTTTTATGCAACAACAATTAGAAAAATACATCAATGAAACTATTGAATATTTAAAAGTTAAAGGTCTTCTAGTTATGGGAGATAATGAAATTAGGGCAAGTATCACTGATCTTATTAAGAAAAATATGAAATATATTCAAGATTTTGGAATCTCTGTTTTATGGAATATTGTTTGGTGGAGTATAGCTCTCACTAAATTTTTCATTGGTTTCTTTTTAGCCTTTTTAATTTTAATAAATAAAGAATACTTTATTCGTTTTTTAAATAATATTTTTTCTTTAATATTTGAAGAGGAAAAAATTAGTCAAGTTATGTCTTTTCTAAAAGAATCAAGAGAAGTTCTTTTAAAATTTGTTTGGGGAAGAATTATAGTTTCAACAGCTGTAGGAATTATAACTTTTCTAGTTATGTTTTTAAGTAATACTCCATATGCTATTTTAAGTGGAATTATGATAGGATTAGGTAATATGATCCCCTATATTGGTTCAATAATAGCTGGGGCTATAGCTGTATTTTTAGTTGGATTAGCAGAACCTTTTAAATTAATATTTTTAGCTCTTGCAATTTTAATTGCTCAAACAGTTGATGGATGGGTAATTGGTCCTAAAATTGTAAGTGAAACTGTTGGAATGGGAACATTTTGGGTTGTAGTTTCTGTTTTAATCGGAGGAAGTTTATTTGGTCCTGTTGGTATGTTTTTTGGAGTTCCTGTTTTTGGAATAATAAAATTAATATATATAAAACTTTTAAATAAGAAAAAAGGAGAAAAAATAGATGTTAAAAGATAA
- a CDS encoding nicotinate phosphoribosyltransferase, with translation MEREKTLTEFARVMNSDRYQYTESDIFLMENMENKEAIFDVYFRKTEDGGFAVVAGVQEVINLIEILNSTSEEEKRKYFSAVIEEQHLIDYLAKMKFTGDIYAMRDGEIAYPNEPIVTIKAPLIQAKILETPILNIINMQMAIATKASRVTRAAYPIPVSSFGSRRAHGFDSAVAGNKAAVIGGCANHSNLVTEYKYGIPSVGTMAHSYIQTFGVGSEAERKAFETFIKHRQHREKNSLILLIDTYNTLGIGIKNAIQAFKNCGIDDSYKGMYGIRIDSGDLAYLSKRCRAMLDEAGFKKAKIVLTNSLNEELIRSLKEQGVCADSYGVGDEIAVSKSNPCFGGVYKIVQIDNDPVIKISEDIVKISNPGFKDVFRVYDKNGLAYADLITLMKNDSDRELLTQGKTLTIRDEKYDFKFSELKEGEYTVKRLTKEYVINGEIIMSEYEKLFDIMGSQKYYLESLEKVSEERKRLENPHKYKVDLSSDLIELKYNLIKGIKAEIR, from the coding sequence ATGGAAAGAGAAAAAACTTTAACAGAATTTGCAAGAGTAATGAACTCTGATAGATATCAATATACAGAGAGTGACATATTCTTAATGGAAAATATGGAAAATAAAGAAGCTATCTTCGATGTATATTTTAGAAAAACTGAAGATGGAGGATTTGCTGTAGTTGCTGGAGTACAAGAGGTTATAAATTTAATTGAAATTTTAAACAGTACTTCTGAAGAAGAAAAAAGAAAATATTTTTCTGCTGTTATAGAAGAACAACATCTGATAGATTATTTAGCTAAAATGAAATTTACTGGTGATATTTATGCTATGAGAGATGGTGAGATTGCATATCCAAATGAACCAATAGTAACCATAAAAGCTCCTTTAATCCAAGCAAAAATTTTAGAAACTCCTATATTAAATATAATAAATATGCAAATGGCAATTGCTACAAAAGCATCTAGAGTAACTAGAGCAGCTTATCCTATTCCAGTTTCATCTTTTGGAAGTAGAAGAGCTCATGGATTTGACAGTGCTGTAGCTGGAAATAAAGCTGCTGTTATAGGTGGTTGTGCAAACCATTCTAACCTTGTTACTGAATATAAATATGGTATTCCTAGTGTTGGAACTATGGCTCACTCATACATACAAACTTTTGGAGTTGGAAGCGAAGCTGAAAGAAAAGCTTTTGAAACATTTATTAAACATAGACAACATAGAGAAAAAAATAGCTTAATACTTTTAATAGATACATATAATACTTTAGGTATAGGAATAAAAAATGCTATTCAAGCTTTTAAAAATTGTGGAATAGATGATTCATATAAAGGAATGTATGGAATAAGAATTGACTCTGGAGACTTAGCTTATTTATCTAAAAGATGTAGAGCTATGTTAGATGAAGCTGGATTTAAAAAAGCTAAAATTGTATTAACAAACTCATTAAATGAAGAATTAATCCGTTCTTTAAAAGAGCAAGGAGTCTGTGCAGATTCTTATGGAGTTGGAGATGAGATTGCCGTTAGTAAATCTAACCCTTGTTTTGGTGGAGTATATAAAATAGTTCAAATTGACAATGATCCTGTAATAAAAATATCTGAAGATATTGTTAAAATTTCTAACCCTGGTTTTAAAGATGTCTTTAGAGTATATGATAAAAATGGACTTGCTTATGCAGACTTAATTACTCTTATGAAAAATGATAGTGACAGAGAATTACTTACTCAAGGGAAAACATTAACTATTAGAGATGAAAAATATGATTTCAAATTTAGTGAACTAAAAGAAGGAGAATATACAGTTAAAAGATTAACTAAAGAATATGTTATAAATGGAGAAATTATTATGTCTGAATATGAAAAACTTTTTGATATAATGGGATCTCAAAAATATTATTTAGAAAGTCTTGAGAAAGTTTCTGAAGAGAGAAAAAGATTAGAAAATCCTCATAAATATAAAGTTGACTTATCATCTGATTTAATAGAACTTAAATATAATTTAATAAAAGGTATAAAAGCTGAAATAAGATAA
- the dtd gene encoding D-aminoacyl-tRNA deacylase, with amino-acid sequence MRAVVQRVKYSSVTVDGEIVGKINQGFMVLLGITHNDGEKEINWLAKKIKDLRVFEDENGKMNLGLEEIKGELLIISQFTLYGDCIKGRRPGFVDAARPEVAKPLYEKFIEKCKSFGIKTEGGIFGADMKVEILNDGPVTLIIDTADVAGLK; translated from the coding sequence ATGAGAGCAGTAGTACAAAGAGTAAAATATTCAAGTGTAACTGTAGATGGAGAAATTGTAGGTAAAATTAATCAAGGATTTATGGTTTTACTAGGAATTACTCATAATGATGGAGAAAAGGAAATTAACTGGTTAGCAAAAAAAATAAAAGATTTAAGAGTTTTTGAAGATGAAAATGGGAAAATGAATTTAGGATTAGAAGAAATAAAAGGGGAGCTTTTAATAATTTCACAATTTACTTTATATGGTGATTGTATTAAAGGGCGTCGTCCAGGATTTGTTGATGCAGCAAGACCAGAGGTAGCTAAACCATTATATGAAAAATTTATAGAAAAATGTAAAAGCTTTGGAATAAAAACAGAGGGTGGAATTTTCGGAGCTGATATGAAAGTTGAAATCTTAAATGATGGACCTGTAACATTAATAATAGATACAGCTGATGTAGCAGGATTAAAATAA
- a CDS encoding carbamoyl phosphate synthase small subunit: protein MKGKLILENGMSFEGKIFGELGETVGELVFNTGMTGYQELLTDPSYCGQIVVMTYPMIGNYGINLEDMESDKIHLKGFVIKEDAKLPNNFRCEMTLDGFLRQNNVVAFKGVDTRELTKIIREEGAMRAIITADDLTEKEIWERFNKYSNKDAVSQVSTKEIYEIPGEGKRIGVMDFGIKRNILRSFSKRGCHLVVFPWNTTAEEIMKYDLDGLFLSNGPGDPADLTGVIEEIKKMVGKLPIVAICLGHQLLSWALGGTTTKLKYGHRGCNHPVKDLIKNKIFITSQNHGYVVDRVPEAMEVTHINLNDNSIEGMRSKDLRIMCVQYHPEAWPGPADSDYLFDDFLDVIEGK from the coding sequence GTGAAAGGAAAACTTATTCTTGAAAATGGTATGAGTTTTGAAGGAAAAATTTTTGGAGAGTTAGGAGAAACAGTTGGTGAATTAGTTTTTAATACTGGAATGACTGGATACCAAGAGCTTTTAACTGACCCTTCATATTGTGGACAAATTGTAGTAATGACTTATCCTATGATAGGAAACTACGGAATTAACTTAGAGGATATGGAATCTGATAAAATTCACTTAAAAGGATTTGTAATTAAAGAAGATGCAAAACTTCCTAATAACTTTAGATGTGAAATGACATTAGATGGATTTTTAAGACAAAATAATGTTGTGGCTTTTAAAGGTGTAGATACAAGAGAGCTTACAAAGATAATCAGAGAAGAGGGAGCTATGAGAGCAATCATCACAGCTGATGATCTTACTGAAAAAGAGATTTGGGAGCGTTTTAATAAATATAGTAATAAAGATGCTGTAAGCCAAGTAAGTACAAAAGAGATATATGAAATTCCAGGAGAAGGAAAAAGAATCGGAGTAATGGATTTTGGAATTAAAAGAAATATTCTAAGAAGTTTCTCAAAAAGAGGATGCCATTTAGTAGTATTCCCATGGAATACAACTGCTGAAGAGATAATGAAATATGATTTAGATGGATTATTCCTATCTAATGGACCTGGAGACCCAGCTGATTTAACTGGAGTAATTGAAGAAATTAAAAAAATGGTAGGAAAACTTCCAATAGTTGCTATTTGTTTAGGACACCAACTACTTTCTTGGGCATTAGGTGGAACAACTACTAAATTAAAATATGGACATAGAGGATGTAACCACCCAGTTAAAGATTTGATAAAAAATAAAATATTTATAACTTCTCAAAACCATGGATATGTAGTGGATAGAGTACCTGAGGCTATGGAAGTAACTCATATCAACTTAAATGATAACTCTATCGAAGGAATGAGAAGCAAAGATTTAAGAATTATGTGTGTACAATATCACCCAGAGGCATGGCCAGGACCAGCAGACTCTGACTATCTATTTGATGATTTCTTAGATGTTATAGAAGGAAAATAA